From a single Gemmatimonadota bacterium genomic region:
- a CDS encoding OsmC family protein: MKRKATAVWKGTGLEGTGSMSTQSGAFTDLPYSAKLRFQNEDGTLGTNPEELIAAAHAGCFAMALSFQLSNAGTPPEELRCEATLTMEKEEVGWTIQKIRLELQGRVPGVTDAQFQELAAKAKAGCPVSRLLKAEIELAATLLA, translated from the coding sequence ATGAAACGGAAGGCGACGGCCGTCTGGAAGGGGACCGGTCTCGAGGGAACGGGAAGCATGTCCACCCAGAGCGGGGCGTTCACCGATCTCCCCTACTCGGCCAAGCTTCGTTTCCAGAACGAGGACGGCACCCTGGGCACCAACCCGGAGGAGCTGATCGCGGCGGCCCATGCCGGATGCTTCGCCATGGCCCTGAGCTTCCAGCTTTCCAACGCAGGCACTCCCCCGGAGGAACTCCGCTGTGAGGCCACGCTGACGATGGAGAAGGAAGAGGTGGGCTGGACCATCCAGAAGATCCGACTGGAGCTTCAGGGTCGGGTACCGGGCGTCACCGATGCGCAGTTCCAGGAGCTGGCGGCGAAGGCCAAGGCCGGTTGCCCGGTGTCGAGACTGCTGAAGGCGGAGATCGAGCTCGCAGCCACCCTGCTCGCATGA
- a CDS encoding sulfite exporter TauE/SafE family protein produces the protein MSPQLVRTLIFVALGVIGVVYVAGWWRALARTGGPQRPSWLENAIGFVTNFFDTLGIGSFAPTTSLFKLKNVVRDEEIPGTMHVGHTPPVLVQAPIFIALIQVGTTTLVSLIVAAVLGAWLGAGVVASWPRRRLQIGMGVALVIAAVAFTLSNYGLFPSGGTATSLEGPRLAAASGAMFVYGALMTLGIGIYAPCMITISLLGMNPGVAFPIMMGASAFLMPVAAFRFMKAERYDKSAAIGLTLGGIPAVFIAAFLVKSLPLTLLRWLVVIVVLYAAQAMLRSAARERAGAIPFADAA, from the coding sequence ATGAGCCCACAGCTCGTCCGTACGCTGATCTTCGTCGCATTGGGCGTGATCGGCGTGGTCTACGTCGCGGGGTGGTGGCGCGCCCTCGCGCGGACGGGGGGGCCGCAACGGCCCTCCTGGCTGGAGAACGCCATCGGGTTCGTGACCAACTTCTTCGACACGTTGGGCATCGGCTCGTTCGCTCCGACCACCTCCCTGTTCAAGCTCAAGAACGTGGTGCGGGACGAGGAGATCCCGGGCACCATGCACGTCGGGCACACACCGCCCGTCCTGGTACAGGCGCCGATCTTCATCGCGCTTATCCAGGTCGGCACCACCACGTTGGTTTCCCTCATCGTGGCCGCGGTGCTGGGGGCATGGCTGGGGGCGGGGGTGGTGGCGTCCTGGCCGCGGCGCCGCCTGCAGATCGGGATGGGGGTGGCGCTCGTGATCGCCGCGGTGGCGTTCACGCTGTCGAACTACGGGCTGTTCCCCTCCGGCGGGACGGCCACGTCCCTCGAGGGCCCACGGCTGGCGGCGGCCAGCGGCGCCATGTTCGTCTACGGTGCGCTGATGACGCTGGGCATCGGCATCTACGCGCCCTGCATGATCACCATCTCCTTGCTGGGCATGAATCCCGGAGTGGCGTTCCCGATCATGATGGGAGCGTCCGCCTTCCTGATGCCGGTCGCGGCCTTCCGGTTCATGAAGGCGGAGCGCTACGACAAGTCGGCCGCCATCGGGCTCACGCTGGGCGGGATCCCCGCGGTGTTCATCGCGGCGTTCCTGGTGAAGTCACTCCCGCTGACCCTGCTGCGCTGGTTGGTGGTGATCGTGGTGCTCTACGCCGCCCAGGCCATGCTCCGCTCGGCGGCACGGGAGCGGGCGGGGGCCATTCCCTTCGCGGACGCGGCCTAG
- a CDS encoding DUF4139 domain-containing protein → MTASFALRSTGLALAALGLAPLSRTPPAGEMTPPGTRSDATQRESVTVTVYNQNFGLVREVRGIELPGGVVPVEFADVASQIQAQTVHVRPLGRGSFRLLEQNYRYDLLSPETLLQKYVGRTVKIYRRQPDGSEQPVDAEVLAVNGRPVLRIDGEITFDVPGRFAFSEVPGDLIASPSLVWKVDAPSGTSRTEVSYLTGGLNWSADYVLVVDDADRVGDLTGWVTLTNQSGATFDNANLKLVAGDVKRVMAQDEIGMRMRRDALALSEVAAAPFSEEGLFEYHLYTMQRPTDLKNNEQKQVVLLEGRGFPLKKELVFRGDPWIYRNQHGEVVQNQKALVYLGFDNAEREGLGMPLPRGVVRVYKADASGAQQFIGEDRIDHTPRDEQVRIQIGEAFDVVGDRRQTDFEIIGSCVTESEWEISIRNHKDTAEAVTVIEPVGGDWTLVSSSHEAHKIDAWTFEFRPRVPANGEVTVRYRVRVRWC, encoded by the coding sequence ATGACTGCCTCCTTCGCTCTCCGTTCCACCGGGCTGGCCCTCGCGGCGCTTGGACTGGCTCCGCTCTCACGGACTCCTCCGGCGGGCGAGATGACACCGCCCGGCACACGCTCGGACGCAACCCAGCGGGAGAGTGTGACCGTCACGGTCTACAACCAGAACTTCGGACTCGTGCGGGAAGTGCGGGGCATCGAGCTTCCCGGGGGCGTGGTTCCGGTCGAGTTCGCCGACGTAGCCTCGCAGATCCAGGCGCAGACCGTGCACGTGCGTCCGCTGGGACGGGGGTCGTTCCGGCTGCTCGAGCAGAACTATCGATACGATCTGCTGAGTCCCGAGACGCTGCTCCAGAAATACGTGGGGCGGACCGTCAAGATATATCGGCGCCAGCCGGACGGCTCCGAGCAGCCGGTCGATGCGGAGGTCCTGGCGGTCAACGGACGGCCCGTGCTCCGCATCGACGGGGAGATCACCTTCGACGTGCCGGGACGGTTCGCGTTCTCGGAGGTCCCCGGTGATCTCATCGCCAGCCCCTCCCTCGTCTGGAAGGTCGACGCGCCCAGCGGGACGTCCCGGACCGAGGTGTCATACCTGACGGGCGGCCTCAATTGGAGTGCCGACTATGTGCTGGTCGTAGACGACGCCGACCGGGTCGGTGACCTGACGGGGTGGGTCACGCTCACCAACCAGAGCGGCGCCACCTTCGACAATGCCAACCTGAAGTTGGTGGCCGGGGACGTGAAGCGGGTCATGGCACAGGACGAGATCGGCATGCGCATGCGCCGGGATGCGCTCGCGCTGAGCGAGGTCGCCGCCGCTCCCTTTTCGGAGGAAGGGCTGTTCGAATACCACCTCTACACCATGCAGCGTCCCACCGATCTCAAGAACAACGAACAAAAGCAGGTGGTGCTGCTGGAGGGGCGCGGCTTCCCCCTGAAAAAGGAATTGGTGTTTCGTGGAGATCCGTGGATCTACCGCAACCAGCACGGCGAGGTGGTGCAGAACCAGAAGGCTCTTGTCTACCTGGGCTTCGACAACGCCGAGAGGGAGGGGTTGGGCATGCCGTTGCCGCGCGGCGTGGTGCGCGTCTACAAGGCGGACGCCTCCGGGGCCCAACAGTTCATCGGGGAGGATCGGATCGACCACACGCCGCGGGACGAGCAGGTGCGGATCCAGATCGGGGAGGCCTTCGATGTGGTGGGGGACCGGCGTCAGACGGACTTCGAGATCATCGGCTCCTGCGTGACCGAGAGCGAGTGGGAGATCTCCATCCGCAATCACAAGGACACGGCCGAGGCGGTGACGGTCATCGAGCCCGTGGGCGGCGATTGGACGCTGGTCAGCTCCAGCCATGAGGCGCACAAGATCGACGCCTGGACCTTCGAGTTCCGTCCCCGCGTGCCCGCAAACGGAGAGGTCACCGTGCGCTACCGGGTTCGCGTGCGCTGGTGCTGA
- a CDS encoding serpin family protein yields the protein MRRRCLLSIVPLLGVSLLASCDDDGTGPSDPITELPRALSADERVLIDASNTFAFTMLQELVAEQPGENVFFSPLSASLALGMTMNGAAGDTWMGMRQALGFAGMDEDQINRGYADLIDLLVGLDPLVEMRIANSVWAGQGAGLLPDFVQRVQQHFDATADAVDFGAPATLARINQWVSDGTKGKITRMYDALPSGLVALLLNAVYFKGDWTEQFDPTATVSGPFQAAQGTVTAPLMRRTAELSIFGDDEATAVELEYGGGAFTFVAVLPAEDSSPDALVRTLDRDRWVRVTEGLTKQRASVVLPRFELEWEKQMNDALARLGMADAFDPSLADFSRMVQGGGVWIGEVKQKSWVSVDERGTEAAAATGVTIPTSLPAEIRLDRPFLFAIRERLSGTVLFLGVVEDPS from the coding sequence ATGCGTAGGCGCTGTCTCTTGTCCATCGTTCCGCTGCTGGGCGTGTCGCTTCTCGCTTCCTGCGATGACGATGGCACGGGCCCGTCAGATCCCATCACCGAGCTCCCCCGCGCCCTCAGCGCGGATGAGCGCGTGCTCATCGATGCCAGCAACACGTTCGCGTTCACCATGCTGCAGGAGCTGGTGGCCGAGCAGCCGGGCGAGAATGTGTTCTTCTCTCCCCTGTCCGCCTCGCTGGCCCTGGGCATGACGATGAACGGCGCGGCCGGCGACACCTGGATGGGGATGCGGCAGGCACTCGGGTTCGCAGGGATGGACGAAGACCAGATCAACCGCGGCTACGCGGATCTCATCGATCTGCTCGTGGGCCTGGATCCGCTCGTGGAGATGCGCATCGCCAACTCGGTCTGGGCAGGGCAGGGCGCCGGTCTGCTCCCCGACTTCGTGCAGCGCGTGCAGCAGCACTTCGATGCGACTGCGGACGCGGTCGATTTCGGCGCCCCCGCCACGTTGGCCCGGATCAACCAGTGGGTGTCCGACGGCACCAAGGGCAAGATCACCCGCATGTACGACGCCTTGCCCTCCGGGTTGGTCGCTCTCCTGCTCAATGCGGTCTATTTCAAGGGCGACTGGACGGAGCAGTTCGACCCCACTGCCACCGTGTCCGGCCCCTTCCAGGCAGCGCAAGGCACCGTCACGGCTCCGCTGATGCGTCGCACGGCGGAGCTGTCCATCTTCGGTGACGATGAGGCCACCGCAGTGGAACTGGAATACGGAGGTGGGGCCTTCACCTTCGTGGCGGTTCTGCCCGCTGAGGACTCGAGCCCCGACGCGTTGGTCCGCACCCTGGACAGGGACCGTTGGGTCCGTGTCACCGAAGGGCTCACCAAGCAGCGCGCCTCTGTGGTGCTACCACGCTTCGAGCTGGAGTGGGAGAAGCAGATGAACGACGCGCTGGCTCGCTTGGGGATGGCGGACGCCTTCGATCCCAGCCTCGCGGACTTCTCGCGCATGGTTCAGGGCGGAGGCGTCTGGATCGGCGAGGTCAAGCAGAAGAGTTGGGTTTCCGTGGACGAGCGCGGGACCGAGGCGGCGGCTGCCACCGGCGTGACCATCCCAACGTCGCTGCCCGCCGAGATCCGGCTGGATCGGCCCTTCCTGTTCGCGATTCGTGAGCGTCTGTCCGGCACGGTGTTGTTCCTGGGCGTGGTCGAGGATCCGAGCTGA
- a CDS encoding DUF5916 domain-containing protein, whose translation MGAVEGAIDVDGRLDETSWQDARPLQTLTMVEPTEGRSPTFATEVRVVADATNLYVGVRALGQSPAQIVSYAKARDSDLRSEDHVRIILDPFLDGQSGYVFAVNPGGARYDALVADQGLGENASWDAVWEAVTSQSEEGWVVEVRIPIRSISFGRRLDAWGFNIERRVQRALEVSRWASPTRDAPVTQTTRAGRITGLPEFETGLGLTVRPSIAGGSARSAPDLEWTSELEPSLDVFQRLGSNVTAAATVNTDFAETEVDTRRTNLTRFPLFFPEKRSFFLDGADIFDFGAGLSTSQNQDIVPFFTRRIGLVEGQQVPIQAGGKVSGRMGRTNFGGLLAGTGTVENLTAPTRMGAIRLKQNLLSQSSAGVLATFGDPLGRDGAYMAGGDVVLNTSHFLGTRNLVVGAWGLVTGREDLRGDRSAFGGIVDYPNDVWDVWLAYKRIGDAFDPSLGFVPRRGVHLGNLGVNYRWWSPTPAVRNLYFELVPTLAWNLAGNLESYRIFTAPINARFESGDRFEFNVQPQGERLPEPFEITDGVVIPVGTYDWVRYRAEMDFAGKRLVSGRISWWFGPFYDGNVSELSLRLALNPSDLVNVELTSNRNQGTVTAGELLQEVWGARVRMNVSPDLQLTVFGQYERESQEFGVNARMRWTFDPLGDVFVIYNHNATEDGQLGWRTQDSQLLLKIQYAFRR comes from the coding sequence GTGGGCGCCGTCGAGGGAGCAATCGACGTCGACGGACGACTCGACGAGACCTCCTGGCAGGATGCGCGCCCCCTGCAGACGTTGACCATGGTGGAGCCGACAGAGGGTCGCTCGCCGACCTTCGCGACAGAGGTCCGTGTGGTCGCGGATGCTACGAACCTTTATGTCGGCGTTCGCGCTCTGGGACAGTCGCCGGCGCAAATCGTCTCCTACGCCAAAGCCCGCGACTCGGATCTTCGGTCCGAAGACCACGTGCGCATCATCCTGGACCCGTTCCTGGACGGACAGTCGGGCTACGTGTTCGCGGTCAATCCCGGGGGTGCGCGTTACGATGCGCTGGTCGCCGATCAGGGATTGGGCGAGAACGCCAGCTGGGATGCGGTCTGGGAGGCAGTGACCTCGCAGAGCGAAGAGGGATGGGTGGTGGAGGTCCGCATTCCCATCCGCAGCATCAGCTTCGGGCGAAGGCTCGATGCCTGGGGCTTCAACATCGAGCGCCGCGTGCAGCGTGCGCTGGAGGTGAGCCGCTGGGCCAGCCCGACGCGCGACGCGCCGGTCACGCAGACCACTCGTGCGGGACGGATCACCGGACTCCCGGAGTTCGAGACCGGACTGGGACTCACGGTGCGCCCCTCCATCGCGGGCGGCTCCGCGCGCTCCGCGCCCGATCTGGAGTGGACAAGCGAGCTGGAGCCCAGCCTGGACGTCTTCCAGCGCTTGGGCTCGAACGTGACCGCGGCGGCTACGGTCAACACCGACTTCGCCGAGACCGAGGTCGACACGCGTCGCACCAACCTCACCCGCTTTCCGCTGTTCTTTCCGGAGAAGCGCTCCTTCTTCCTGGATGGCGCCGACATCTTCGACTTCGGCGCTGGCCTCTCGACTTCACAGAACCAGGACATCGTGCCGTTCTTCACACGTCGGATCGGCCTCGTGGAGGGACAGCAGGTGCCGATCCAGGCCGGAGGCAAGGTCAGTGGCCGGATGGGTCGCACCAACTTCGGCGGGTTGTTGGCCGGTACCGGTACCGTGGAGAATCTGACGGCGCCCACGCGCATGGGGGCCATCCGCCTCAAGCAGAACCTGCTGTCGCAGTCGAGCGCAGGGGTGCTGGCGACCTTCGGCGACCCCCTGGGGCGGGACGGTGCCTATATGGCGGGCGGTGACGTGGTCCTGAACACGTCCCATTTCCTGGGCACGCGCAACCTGGTGGTGGGGGCGTGGGGGTTGGTGACCGGGCGGGAGGACCTGAGGGGCGACCGCTCCGCGTTCGGCGGCATCGTCGACTACCCCAACGACGTGTGGGACGTCTGGCTCGCGTACAAGCGCATCGGGGACGCGTTCGACCCGTCGCTCGGATTCGTCCCCCGCCGCGGCGTGCATCTCGGCAACCTGGGGGTCAACTACCGGTGGTGGTCGCCTACACCCGCCGTGCGCAATCTCTACTTCGAGCTCGTGCCCACCTTGGCGTGGAACCTCGCCGGCAACCTGGAGAGCTACCGCATCTTCACGGCGCCCATCAATGCGCGCTTCGAAAGTGGGGACCGCTTCGAGTTCAATGTGCAGCCTCAGGGAGAACGCCTGCCCGAACCGTTCGAGATCACGGACGGCGTGGTGATTCCTGTCGGGACCTACGACTGGGTGCGCTACCGGGCCGAGATGGATTTCGCGGGGAAACGCCTGGTCAGCGGGCGCATCTCCTGGTGGTTCGGCCCGTTCTACGACGGGAATGTGAGCGAGCTCTCCCTGCGCCTGGCACTGAATCCCTCCGACCTGGTGAACGTCGAGTTGACATCCAACCGCAACCAGGGGACGGTCACGGCCGGCGAGCTGCTGCAAGAAGTATGGGGAGCGCGCGTGCGCATGAACGTCTCGCCGGACCTTCAGCTGACCGTCTTCGGGCAGTATGAGCGCGAGTCCCAGGAGTTCGGAGTCAACGCCCGCATGCGCTGGACGTTCGATCCACTCGGAGACGTCTTCGTCATCTACAACCACAATGCCACCGAGGATGGGCAGTTGGGCTGGCGTACGCAGGACAGCCAGCTACTGCTCAAGATCCAATACGCGTTCCGGCGCTGA